In Streptococcus uberis, a single window of DNA contains:
- the recN gene encoding DNA repair protein RecN encodes MLLEISIKNFAIIEEISLNFENGMTVLTGETGAGKSIIIDAMNMMLGARASTDVIRHGTEKAEIEGFFSLDRKNEIKSILEKNGIDVSDDLVIRRDIFANGRSVSRINGQMVTLSTLKEVGHYLVDIHGQHDQEELMRASHHQSILDAFGNDAFQSLKRRYQSLFNDYKLIRKRVIEKQKNEQEHRERIEMLAFQLAEIEAVDLQKGEDQALNQERDRLLNHKHIVDTLSNASTMLDNDDFSSLANLRSAMNDLLSIEDFDPNYKTLASSLTDAYYILEDVNKELSVVLEDLDFDASRLFDIEKRLDVIYSLTRKYGGSVDDVLDYYSNIEKEYKLLTGNESSTNTLEIDLKKLEKELITVSEELSLERHQLASALETIIQQELKELYMEKAAFRVVFSKAKFSQSGNETIEFYISTNPGEGFKPLVKVASGGELSRLMLAIKSAISRKEDKTSIVFDEVDTGVSGRVAQAIAQKIYKIGHNSQVLAISHLPQVIAIADYQYFISKESKEETTISTVRLLTDEERVEEIAKMIAGNDVTDTARTQARDLLRKD; translated from the coding sequence ATGTTATTAGAAATTTCGATAAAGAATTTTGCCATTATTGAAGAAATATCCTTAAATTTCGAGAATGGTATGACTGTTCTAACTGGAGAAACTGGAGCGGGAAAATCTATCATCATAGACGCTATGAATATGATGCTAGGTGCAAGAGCCAGTACAGATGTCATTAGACATGGTACAGAGAAGGCTGAAATTGAAGGTTTCTTTTCACTTGATCGAAAAAATGAAATCAAAAGCATCTTAGAAAAGAATGGCATTGACGTTTCAGATGACTTGGTTATTCGTCGTGATATCTTTGCTAATGGGCGTAGCGTTAGTCGCATTAATGGTCAAATGGTAACTTTAAGTACCTTGAAAGAAGTTGGCCATTATCTCGTTGATATTCATGGTCAACATGACCAGGAAGAGTTGATGAGAGCCTCTCACCATCAATCTATTTTAGATGCCTTTGGAAATGACGCATTTCAATCTTTAAAAAGGCGTTATCAATCACTTTTTAACGATTACAAGCTTATTCGAAAACGTGTGATTGAAAAGCAAAAAAATGAGCAAGAACATAGAGAACGAATTGAAATGCTAGCTTTTCAATTAGCTGAAATAGAAGCGGTTGATTTACAAAAAGGTGAAGATCAAGCATTGAATCAGGAACGGGATCGCTTACTGAACCACAAACATATTGTGGATACCTTATCCAATGCTTCTACTATGTTAGATAATGATGATTTTTCAAGCCTTGCAAATCTGCGCTCTGCTATGAATGACTTATTAAGCATAGAGGATTTTGATCCAAACTATAAGACCTTAGCTTCATCATTAACTGATGCTTATTACATTTTGGAGGACGTCAACAAGGAATTATCCGTCGTTCTTGAAGATCTTGACTTTGATGCTAGTCGACTCTTTGATATTGAAAAGAGATTAGACGTCATCTACAGTTTGACGCGCAAATATGGAGGTAGTGTTGATGATGTCTTAGATTATTACAGTAATATCGAAAAAGAATACAAATTACTAACAGGTAATGAATCCTCTACAAATACCTTGGAAATTGATTTGAAGAAGCTGGAGAAAGAGTTAATCACAGTTTCTGAAGAACTAAGTCTTGAAAGACATCAGTTGGCAAGTGCTCTAGAGACAATCATCCAACAGGAATTGAAAGAACTATATATGGAAAAAGCTGCTTTTAGAGTGGTGTTTTCCAAGGCTAAGTTTAGTCAAAGTGGCAATGAGACTATTGAATTTTACATTTCAACCAATCCTGGGGAAGGTTTTAAACCTCTTGTTAAAGTCGCATCAGGTGGAGAATTGTCACGTCTAATGTTAGCCATCAAGTCAGCTATTTCGAGAAAAGAAGATAAGACAAGTATTGTTTTTGACGAAGTAGATACAGGTGTTTCTGGTAGGGTTGCTCAAGCCATTGCTCAAAAAATTTACAAAATTGGTCACAATAGTCAAGTCTTGGCCATATCTCACCTCCCACAGGTCATCGCCATTGCCGATTATCAGTACTTTATATC
- a CDS encoding arginine repressor — protein sequence MKKSERLDLIKKIVLSHDIETQHELLALLREQGLELTQATISRDMNEIGIVKIPSGSGPYIYGLSQDSGKKLNQRPLSIKSTILHLSPKHEQLRNHIYLKVVPGNAMVIKRHLLDDFSENIFSIIADDDSIFIITHTEADTDLIREAVAEWMATKS from the coding sequence ATGAAGAAAAGTGAACGACTAGACTTAATTAAAAAAATTGTTTTATCTCATGATATTGAAACGCAGCACGAACTATTGGCTCTTTTAAGAGAGCAAGGATTGGAATTAACACAAGCAACTATTTCACGTGATATGAATGAAATAGGTATTGTTAAGATCCCATCAGGTTCAGGTCCATATATTTATGGATTATCACAGGATAGTGGCAAAAAGTTAAATCAGAGACCCCTATCCATTAAGAGTACCATTTTACATCTTTCACCTAAGCATGAGCAGTTGCGTAACCATATCTATTTAAAAGTGGTTCCTGGAAATGCAATGGTTATTAAGCGTCACTTACTAGATGATTTTTCAGAAAACATTTTTAGTATTATAGCTGATGATGACAGTATCTTCATCATTACACACACTGAAGCAGATACAGATCTCATTCGAGAAGCAGTGGCTGAATGGATGGCTACTAAATCCTAA
- a CDS encoding TlyA family RNA methyltransferase, with product MPKERVDVLAHRQGLFETREQAKRGVMAGLVISVLNGERFDKPGEKIDDTIELKVKGEKLKYVSRGGLKLEKALKVFNLSVEDKVAIDIGASTGGFTDVMLQSGAKLVYAVDVGTNQLVWKLRQDQRVQSMEQYNFRYAQLADFDKGRPEFASIDVSFISLNLILPALHKILQDQGEVVALIKPQFEAGRDFVGKNGIVKDKQVHQKVIKEVTHFANNFGFEVQGLDFSPIQGGHGNIEFLMYLVKKTPSQQVEDRQIEELVEKAHKEFDKHEEK from the coding sequence ATGCCTAAGGAAAGAGTGGATGTATTAGCGCATAGACAAGGCTTGTTTGAAACACGTGAACAGGCAAAGCGTGGTGTCATGGCAGGATTGGTCATTTCTGTCCTAAATGGTGAACGTTTTGACAAGCCAGGTGAAAAAATAGACGATACTATCGAACTTAAAGTTAAGGGTGAAAAATTAAAATATGTTAGTCGAGGTGGCCTCAAACTCGAGAAGGCATTGAAAGTTTTTAATCTTTCTGTTGAAGACAAAGTCGCTATTGACATCGGTGCTTCAACGGGTGGTTTTACAGATGTCATGTTGCAATCAGGGGCTAAGCTCGTATATGCGGTTGACGTCGGAACCAATCAACTGGTTTGGAAACTCAGACAAGATCAACGGGTTCAAAGCATGGAACAATATAATTTTAGGTATGCCCAACTAGCAGATTTTGATAAGGGTAGGCCTGAGTTTGCAAGCATTGATGTTTCCTTTATTTCCTTGAACTTGATTCTACCAGCATTACATAAGATTCTTCAGGATCAGGGTGAAGTTGTTGCTTTAATCAAGCCTCAATTTGAAGCAGGAAGAGATTTTGTGGGAAAAAATGGGATTGTCAAAGACAAGCAAGTTCATCAAAAAGTGATTAAAGAAGTGACTCATTTTGCCAATAATTTTGGATTTGAGGTTCAAGGCCTAGATTTTTCTCCTATTCAAGGTGGTCATGGCAATATAGAATTTTTAATGTACCTAGTTAAGAAGACTCCAAGTCAACAAGTGGAGGATAGGCAAATAGAAGAACTCGTAGAAAAAGCACATAAGGAATTTGATAAGCATGAAGAAAAGTGA